In the genome of Phlebotomus papatasi isolate M1 chromosome 2, Ppap_2.1, whole genome shotgun sequence, one region contains:
- the LOC129801889 gene encoding probable RNA helicase armi: MNTLEMVLDLAFLRFSKNRREVKEKELEKVLKRLEDKNEVAEKNDEEAKEREYLEELKRSGECVKKAGWITKLLPTYGIIDDRYRFEINLTEEFTNLAEGCRVSYLAYKQKDGIIKVVKIEMVLQEAWDCNGARSNEKSLDQAIEEYFGTHLRKVNGTVKSIAATQTSSIVTIETEVDREVSVDISTIEIQFNPAVGDKIVLTCKVQTDDTFLDFSGAVLDFVAINPVRTMIDVGTVTRVNPSGDGGRINRNIAFRKAALEAEYVPNQGDIVAFDAIENEKDDCLWRCLKVVLTKRSELPHDEPTQPHETVINERGIVVEEIPPIFLPDIGQKVNLDIVIKNTSNRTHKLFRTIIPVARKMSQLELLSPHIDDSFNLEPGAQQTFKLLVHGRFCGLSAEQIVWKFGGGWHVKRRIEIQVGNDDTIVTIEPPRNPKSRYNSNGYDRQFARKDADVIRGGALMKSTGIISKVIGQFLVPDNMKKLVLGANTKMDAEDSVVRNYPGLRHQLEPKNYSHNFHNLLFLEEIQLWSDFRIYDRTEVFFKRPNRDYLSLDIDNVAETRPSLILGDIIRVISPWNDRRVYEGHVHKIQQNRVLVKFEKNFQNSYNGELYNVQFQYTRGNFRKLHHAVGKILDQMEQSVIFPTRVDPKPPQVDVEIVNGEMLDQKSGKVLKWFNGMLNEAQKRAIKNVLRGEARPMPYIIFGPPGTGKTYTVLEAILQIATNVPHSRILVCASSNSAANLITERLISCRYFFQGDFIRIVGLSAIDRNSIPEHLHPYCALCDISIDGTTSNEIKESETGLKMQCNSKYLAEKKVIIGTCQALGSFMTLNLRNKNHFTHAIIDEAGQCSEPESVIPLTLLHPDMGQIILAGDPRQLGPQILSSIAKNHGLGVSLLDRLLERFPYEKNYDRHAYGFDERLVTKLIYNYRSIPSVLKLYSDLFYDEKLVPTISEEDSEEIAFLEKYKSILPDTLNPKHGVFFFSVIGENRQDIDSPSWYNPVEAKNIFIFCTKLYKLGIKHSDIGIITPYKAQVQRIRQFMHQIDEDKIPKVGSVEEFQGQERNIIILSTVRSSKSFLAQDFKHSMGFVQNNKRLNVAISRAKSLLIIFGNANLLATDPNWCKVIRYAADQSAFFGDLPLQLGSQTY; encoded by the exons ATGAATACCTTAGAGATGGTGTTGGATTTGGCTTTCCTGCGATTCTCTAAGAATCGCAGGGAAGTGAAGGAGAAGGAGCTGGAAAAGGTCCTCAAGAGACTTGAAGATAAAAATGAGGTAGCCGAGAAGAATGATGAAGAAGCCAAAGAGAGAGAATATCTGGAAGAGTTGAAGCGTTCTGGAGAATGTGTCAAAAAAGCCGGTTGGATTACCAAGCTTCTGCCAACGTATGGCATAATTGACGATCGCTATCGGTTTGAGATAAATCTCACTGAGGAATTTACGAACCTGGCTGAGGGATGTCGTGTGAGCTACTTGGCCTATAAGCAAAAGGACGGAATTATAAAGGTGGTGAAAATTGAGATGGTGCTCCAGGAAGCTTGGGATTGCAATGGAGCCAGGTCAAATGAAAAATCCCTCGATCAAGCCATTGAGGAGTACTTTGGAACGCACCTGAGAAAAGTTAATGGCACTGTTAAGAGCATAGCAGCAACTCAGACCAGTTCAATTGTTACCATCGAGACGGAAGTGGACAGGGAAGTATCTGTGGATATATCCACCATTGAGATCCAATTCAATCCAGCTGTCGGAGATAAAATTGTTCTAACGTGCAAAGTCCAGACAGATGATACTTTCCTGGATTTCTCAGGGGCCGTCCTCGATTTTGTTGCAATCAATCCCGTTAGGACGATGATTGATGTGGGAACTGTGACGAGGGTGAATCCCTCTGGAGATGGTGGACGGATCAATAGGAACATTGCCTTCAGAAAGGCAGCATTGGAGGCAGAATATGTCCCAAATCAGGGCGACATTGTGGCCTTTGATGCCATCGAGAATGAGAAGGATGACTGCCTTTGGCGTTGCTTGAAAGTTGTCCTGACCAAACGATCTGAGCTTCCTCATGATGAGCCAACCCAGCCACATGAAACAGTGATAAACGAGAGGGGAATTGTTGTAGAGGAAATTCCACCAATTTTCTTGCCAGATATCGGACAGAAAGTCAATTTGGACATTGTGATCAAGAATACAAGCAACAGGACTCACAAACTCTTCCGCACCATCATCCCAGTTGCCAGGAAAATGAGCCAGCTGGAGTTACTGTCTCCACACATCGATGACTCATTCAATTTGGAGCCTGGTGCTCAGCAGACCTTCAAATTGCTCGTCCACGGACGATTCTGTGGACTGTCAGCTGAGCAGATTGTGTGGAAATTTGGCGGAGGATGGCACGTTAAGCGCAGAATTGAGATTCAGGTGGGCAATGATGATACAATTGTGACGATTGAACCTCCTAGGAACCCCAAGTCTCGATACAACTCCAATGGCTATGATCGACAGTTTGCCCGGAAAGATGCTGATGTGATCCGTGGAGGGGCTCTGATGAAGAGCACGGGGATCATCTCGAAGGTTATTGGGCAGTTTTTGGTGCCGGACAACATGAAAAAACTTGTATTGGGCGCAAATACCAAAATGGACGCAGAGGATAGTGTTGTAAGGAATTATCCTGGACTGAGACATCAACTTGAGCCCAAAAACTACAGCCATAATTTCCACAATCTTCTGTTCTTGGAGGAAATTCAACTATGGAGTGACTTCAGGATTTACGATCGCACGGAGGTGTTCTTTAAGAGACCAAACAGGGATTACCTCTCCCTAGACATTGACAACGTAGCTGAGACTAGGCCATCGCTAATCTTAG GTGATATCATCCGCGTAATAAGTCCATGGAATGATCGACGTGTCTACGAAGGACATGTTCATAAGATTCAGCAAAATCGGGTTCTTGTGAAATTCGAAAAGAATTTCCAGAATTCCTACAATGGCGAATTGTACAATGTGCAGTTTCAGTACACGAGAGGCAATTTCCGGAAATTGCATCATGCTGTGGGTAAGATCCTGGATCAAATGGAGCAGAGTGTCATCTTTCCCACGAGAGTTGATCCAAAGCCACCACAAGTGGATGTTGAGATTGTAAATGGGGAAATGTTGGATCAGAAATCCGGAAAAGTACTAAAGTGGTTCAATGGGATGCTCAATGAAGCCCAGAAGAGAGCCATTAAGAATGTGTTACGGGGTGAAGCTCGTCCAATGCCGTACATAATCTTTGGACCACCAGGCACTGGGAAGACCTATACAGTGCTTGAGGCCATTCTGCAAATTGCCACAAATGTGCCTCATTCGAGGATTCTGGTGTGTGCTTCGTCCAATAGTGCAGCAAATCTCATTACTGAACGTCTCATCAGCTGCAGATATTTCTTCCAAGGGGACTTTATTCGTATTGTGGGACTTAGTGCGATTGACAGGAATAGCATTCCAGAGCACCTTCATCCCTATTGTGCTCTCTGTGACATCTCCATCGATGGAACCACCAGCAATGAGATCAAAGAGAGTGAAACTGGACTCAAGATGCAGtgcaattcaaaatatttggcCGAAAAGAAGGTCATAATTGGGACTTGTCAGGCTCTTGGATCCTTCATGACATTGAATCTCAgg AATAAAAATCACTTCACTCATGCTATTATCGATGAAGCTGGTCAGTGCAGTGAGCCAGAATCTGTAATTCCCTTGACCCTACTCCATCCGGATATGGGTCAGATTATCCTAGCTGGAGATCCTCGACAGCTAGGTCCTCAAATTCTCAGTTCAATTGCCAAAAATCATGGTCTGGGAGTTTCGCTGCTGGATCGCTTACTTGAGAGATTTCCCTACGAAAAGAACTACGATCGGCATGCATACGGTTTCGACGAGCGCCTTGTGACTAAATTGATCTACAACTACCGCAGTATTCCCAGTGTCCTCAAGCTCTACAGTGATCTGTTTTATGATGAAAAGCTTGTCCCTACG ATCTCGGAGGAGGATTCAGAGGAGATTGCTTTCCTGGAAAAGTACAAATCAATTCTTCCGGATACATTAAATCCCAAGCATGGGGTTTTCTTCTTCTCGGTGATTGGGGAAAATCGTCAGGATATTGATAGTCCTTCGTGGTACAATCCAGTTGAGGCGAAAAAT ATCTTCATTTTCTGCACGAAACTCTACAAATTGGGCATCAAGCATTCGGACATTGGGATCATAACACCCTACAAAGCTCAAGTACAGCGTATCCGTCAATTTATGCATCAAATTGACGAAGATAAAATCCCAAAGGTGGGCAGTGTTGAGGAATTTCAGGGACAAGAGAGGAACATCATCATTCTGTCGACTGTGAGATCATCCAAGAGCTTCCTGGCTCAGGATTTTAAGCACTCAATGGGCTTTGTGCAGAACAACAAACGCCTCAATGTGGCCATTTCGCGTGCCAAAAGCCTCCTGATCATCTTCGGGAATGCCAATCTTCTGGCCACAGATCCCAATTGGTGCAAAGTAATTCGCTATGCTGCTGACCAAAGTGCCTTCTTTGGGGACCTTCCCTTACAGCTTGGCTCTCAaacatactaa
- the LOC129801899 gene encoding inactive selenide, water dikinase-like protein has protein sequence MFNPEDYDLERDFRLTRYSTLRGUGCKVPQEVLTKLLVGVDLVAGKDLPEGRIEAGMDSAVIPLERHNLSIVQSVDFFYPLIDDPIMMGKIAFANMASDVYATGVVTLDKVTMICSCPDKFSEKERDVIIPLLIRGFKNAAQEAGCQVSVGGIAVNPWCILGGEATSICTPGEIILPINASPGDVLVLTKPLGTQLATNAYHWMLDGAESWQKLKEHLTEDDVRKTYLKAVNSMAFLNKSAAELMHKHSAHAATDVTGFGLSGHAINLLKFQTKTLKFLIHTLPIIENVQRMAKILGREQKLLAGEAVETSGGLLIALPKDSANNFCREFKDKTFNDAWIIGSVESSTSPSFEILKEDCKLIDV, from the exons ATGTTCAACCCCGAGGATTATGACCTCGAGAGGGACTTCCGCCTCACGAGGTACTCAACACTGCGAGGATGAGGTTGTAAAGTCCCACAAGAAGTTTTAACCAAACTTCTTGTGGGAGTAGATTTAGTTGCCGGCAAAGATCTCCCTGAAGGCAGAATTG AGGCCGGTATGGATTCAGCTGTCATTCCGCTGGAGCGTCACAATTTGTCTATTGTTCAATCTGTTGATTTTTTCTATCCTTTAATTGATGATCCGATTATGATGGGCAAGATAGCTTTTGCTAATATGGCTAGTGATGTGTATGCAACGGGTGTGGTTACACTGGACAAGGTCACAATGATTTGCAGCTGTCCAGATAAGTTCAGTGAGAAGGAGCGGGATGTAATTATTCCATTGTTGATCAGAGGCTTTAAAAATGCTGCCCAAGAGGCTGGATGCCAGGTTTCAGTGGGTGGGATTGCTGTGAATCCTTGGTGCATTTTAGGTGGAGAAGCCACATCAATTTGCACCCCAGGAGAAATAATTCT GCCAATTAATGCCTCGCCAGGCGACGTCTTGGTTTTGACTAAGCCTCTTGGAACTCAACTAGCCACTAATGCCTACCATTGGATGTTGGATGGAGCCGAAAGCTGGCAGAAGCTCAAAGAACATCTCACAGAGGATGATGTTCGCAAAACTTATCTCAAAGCTGTTAATTCTATGGCATTTCTTAACAAATCTGCCGCTGAATTGATGCACAAACATTCTGCCCATGCAGCCACAGATGTGACTGGCTTTGGTCTTTCTGGCCATGCTATCAATCTCCTCAAGTTCCAAACGAAAACTCTCAAATTTCTCATCCATACCCTGCCCATAATTGAAAATGTGCAGCGTATGGCTAAAATTTTAGGCcgtgaacaaaaattacttgcCGGAGAAGCTGTTGAGACTTCTGGGGGTCTCCTTATTGCCCTTCCAAAGGATTCTGCTAATAACTTTTGCAGGGAATTCAAAGATAAAACCTTCAATGATGCCTGGATTATTGGTTCTGTTGAATCTTCCACTTCTCCTAGTTTTGAAATACTAAAGGAAGATTGCAAACTAATAGATGTGTGA
- the LOC129801891 gene encoding DNA repair and recombination protein RAD54B-like, translating to MRRSQAPSIKRQLGSSSSVRGSEIGNPSKCLKLSERVSAGPLREFQPQSHQQNDPDAPVPVQNAAVRAKYAVLWNRPNNKKHKTWEGDGTLELTENTVYLRNVDGTVISSMPISAKGVEFEDGMRLTIGSKEVEIVERLDEEVQKEEEVVQKPRNIVKPLSLSSVRKGESTGGLILPSPPNEHQMVFNRDGKAVNPVRVVESVAKHLRTHQKEGVFFLYESLMGFHNPEAEYHGAILADEMGLGKSLQVIATCYTLLRQGPYGRSIARKILIVCPSSLVENWSREVNKWLGEERIFAFCVDGKHKVKDFSVSSTMPFIILSYEMVSTQLQHLGGMMFDVMVCDEGHRLKNSDTKIVQLLNGLDCKRRIILTGTPIQNDLHEFFCLVNFVQPDILGTYAQYRTKYEIPIVNSQAPSASSTFRALGEEKVQELNEITAKVILRRTQAINQEYLPEKEEVVVFCRPSEVQDFLQERLLELYDESEGSVSPLKMISLLRKICNHPALLAAVEDEDGLMERMSEHLPSAGELGAKDSGKLVILEGILKSLQETGERIVVVSHSTKALDLIEGLCQHFEFPSCRLDGSTNSSERQKIVDRFNSHSGDEFIFLLSAKAGGTGLNLIGASRLVLFDADWNPATDLQAMSRIWRDGQTRNVVIYRLVTAGTIEERIFQRQISKNSLSGFVSESRDSVNFSDAELRDLFALAPGSEVCLTHEALQCPCGGAGSIPEPQEHGISLQMSDLMQWEHHSRPIKEKLLEELCLSHSADDIVFLFRNPSQVPQSSSFSK from the exons atgagaagatcACAAGCTCCGTCAATTAAAAGACAATTGGGAAGTTCTTCTAGTGTTCGTGGAAGTGAAATTGGTAACCCCAGCAAATGTTTGAAGCTGTCAGAACGTGTGAGTGCAGGCCCTCTGAGGGAATTTCAGCCTCAAAGCCATCAACAAAATGATCCCGATGCTCCAGTTCCAGTACAGAATGCTGCAGTAAGGGCTAAGTATGCCGTTCTGTGGAATCGTCCAAACAACAAAAAACACAAAACCTGGGAAGGCGATGGAACTCTCGAATTAACAGAGAATACTGTGTATTTGAGAAATGTCGATGGGACAGTCATCTCTTCGATGCCAATCTCAGCCAAAGGCGTGGAGTTTGAGGATGGTATGAGGCTTACAATTGGTTCCAAAGAAGTGGAAATTGTAGAGAGACTTGATGAAGAAGTGCAAAAAGAAGAGGAAGTCGTGCAAAAACCCAGAAATATCGTGAAACCCCTGAGCTTAAGCAGTGTCCGGAAAGGAGAAAGTACTGGAGGATTGATACTTCCCAGTCCTCCAAATGAACATCAGATGGTGTTTAACAGGGATGGTAAAGCTGTGAATCCTGTGAGGGTTGTAGAATCTGTGGCAAAGCATTTGAGAACGCACCAGAAGGAAGGAGTTTTCTTTCTCTATGAATCTCTAATGGGATTTCACAATCCCGAGGCTGAGTACCATGGGGCTATTCTTGCTGATGAAATGGGGCTCGGGAAGTCACTCCAGGTTATTGCCACATGCTACACCCTCTTGAGACAAGGCCCATATGGAAGGAGTATTGCCAGGAAAATTTTG ATTGTCTGTCCCAGTAGTTTGGTGGAGAATTGGAGTCGGGAAGTGAACAAATGGCTGGGAGAAGAGAGAATCTTTGCTTTTTGCGTAGATGGGAAGCACAAAGTTAAGGATTTCAGTGTCTCCTCCACGATGCCATTCATTATCCTCTCATACGAGATGGTCTCAACGCAGCTTCAGCATCTCGGAGGGATGATGTTTGATGTTATGGTCTGCGACGAGGGTCACAGGCTGAAAAATAGTGACACTAAAATTGTTCAGCTCCTGAATGGATTGGATTGCAAAAGGAGGATCATCCTGACGGGAACACCCATCCAGAATGATCTCCATGAATTTTTCTGCTTGGTAAATTTTGTCCAGCCGGATATTCTAGGAACTTATGCTCAGTATAGGACCAAGTATGAGATTCCAATAGTCAATTCCCAAGCTCCTTCGGCATCTTCCACTTTTCGAGCCCTGGGAGAGGAGAAAGTTCAGGAATTGAATGAGATTACAGCAAAAGTGATCCTCAGGAGGACACAAGCCATCAATCAGGAATATTTGCCGGAAAAAGAAGAAGTTGTTGTCTTCTGTCGTCCTTCGGAAGTTCAGGATTTTCTGCAGGAGCGCCTTCTTGAGCTGTATGACGAAAGTGAGGGAAGTGTTTCTCCTCTGAAGATGATCTCTCTCCTGAGGAAGATTTGCAACCATCCAGCACTTTTGGCCGCTGTGGAAGATGAAGATGGCCTCATGGAGAGGATGTCTGAACATCTTCCCTCTGCTGGAGAGTTGGGAGCTAAAGATTCCGGGAAGCTAGTAATCCTGGAGGGAATTTTGAAGAGTTTACAAGAGACTGGGGAGAGAATTGTGGTAGTTAGTCACTCGACAAAGGCTCTGGATCTCATTGAAGGACTCTGTCAGCATTTTGAGTTCCCAAGTTGCCGCCTAGACGGTTCCACAAATTCCTCAGAGAGGCAAAAAATTGTGGATAGATTCAACAGTCATTCCGgggatgaatttatttttttgctatcGGCAAAAGCCGGTGGAACAGGCCTGAATCTCATTGGAGCTTCCAGACTTGTGCTATTCGATGCTGACTGGAATCCAGCGACAGATCTTCAAGCAATGTCAAGAATCTGGCGAGATGGGCAGACCAGAAATGTCGTAATCTATCGATTGGTAACAGCTGGAACCATCGAAGAGAGAATCTTCCAGAGGCAAATTAGCAAAAATTCCCTAAGTGGCTTTGTCAGTGAATCCAGGGACAGTGTCAATTTTTCCGATGCAGAACTCAGAGATCTTTTTGCTCTAGCACCAGGGAGTGAAGTTTGTCTAACCCATGAGGCTCTTCAGTGTCCCTGTGGTGGAGCTGGAAGTATCCCTGAGCCCCAGGAACATGGAATTTCTCTGCAAATGAGTGACCTGATGCAATGGGAACATCATTCTCgaccaataaaagaaaaacttctTGAG GAACTCTGCCTCAGCCATTCAGCCGATGACATTGTATTTCTCTTCCGGAATCCTTCGCAAGTGCCTCAATCTTCGTCATTCTCCAAGTAA
- the LOC129801908 gene encoding probable prefoldin subunit 4 yields the protein MTSKTASSSKGTFQPDSDVHITFEDQQKINIFAKHNAKLEDLKEELKVKQNDLKNLEEASDEIELFDEDEQIPFLLGEVFISHNLPKTQELLTEAKEKKKKEIKEIESKCKELGDIIGDLKSQLYGRFGSHIYLENDED from the exons ATGACCTCTAAAACTGCATCATCCAGCAAAGGAACCTTTCAGCCA GATTCAGATGTTCATATTACATTTGAGGATCAACAGAAGATAAACATCTTCGCGAAGCACAATGCTAAGCTCGAGGATCTCAAGGAAGAGTTGAAAGTTAAGCAGAACGATCTGAAGAATCTTGAGGAGGCAAGTGATGAGATAGAACTGTTCGATGAAGATGAACAAATCCCATTTTTATTGGGTGAAGTCTTCATCTCGCACAATCTGCCCAAAACCCAGGAACTCCTCACGGAAGCcaaggagaagaagaagaaagagaTCAAAGAGATCGAGTCCAAGTGTAAAGAGTTGGGTGATATCATTGGGGACTTAAAATCTCAGCTATATGGCAGATTTGGGAGTCACATTTACTTGGAGAATGACGAAGATTGA
- the LOC129801909 gene encoding uncharacterized protein LOC129801909, whose translation MSSEDKSSGSTSPTSSKDYVSQLINPYSSSDTQDLDSSRRQAYARVKFLLYVEIGEDSLQLENHMKRLQNLRKELSYIKKTEWQYDPIDKLIGQA comes from the exons ATGTCCAGTGAGGACAAGTCAAGTGGCAGCACATCACCGACTTCATCGAAAGAT tacgtGTCTCAATTGATCAACCCCTACAGCTCCTCAGATACTCAGGATTTGGATTCATCGCGCCGACAGGCGTATGCTCGCGTAAAGTTCCTGCTGTACGTGGAAATAGGAGAGGATAGCCTTCAGCTGGAGAATCACATGAAGAGACTCCAGAATTTGAGGAAGGAGCTATCTTACATCAAAAAGACAGAGTGGCAGTATGATCCGATAGACAAACTCATAGGGCAGGCTTAA